A window of the Hevea brasiliensis isolate MT/VB/25A 57/8 chromosome 6, ASM3005281v1, whole genome shotgun sequence genome harbors these coding sequences:
- the LOC110671299 gene encoding LOW QUALITY PROTEIN: kinesin-like protein KIN-12E (The sequence of the model RefSeq protein was modified relative to this genomic sequence to represent the inferred CDS: substituted 2 bases at 2 genomic stop codons), with translation MPFISEAASAIKSRFGFHNLSTSEVAPATVPSPPDLLKSVSRENSSLSLVAASAVRSIGEWEDDADASSGSMAQQQTQSFEFCEDPSFWKDHNVQVIIRIRPLSSSEISLQGHSKCVRQESCQTISWTGHPESRFTFDLVADESVSQEKLFKVAGLPMVDNCIGGYNSCMFAYGQTGSGKTHTVLGDIEGGTRRHSVNCGMTPRVFEYLFSRIQKEKEGRKDENLKFICKCSFLEIYNEQILDLLDPSSSNLQIREDVKKGVHVENLKEIKVTNARDVIQQLIQGASNRKVAATNMNCASSLSHSVFTCIIESKWESQGVTHHRFARLNLVDLAGSERQKSSGAEGERLKEATNINKSLSTLGLVIMNLVSISNGKSLHVPYRDSKLTFLLQDSLGGNSKTIIIANISPSLCCSLETLSTLKFAQRAKFIKNNAIVNEDASGDVIAMRMQIQQLKKEVSHLRNLVNGGAENLDNDTSIISCAGSPGPFKWEGLHGSFSPFVSEKRTSQKKDFEVALVGAFRREKDKDIALKALAAENQAAMQLAKQRQDKIQGLKMRLRFREAGIKRLXAVACGKISAETYLLKEKEEHLKEIEVLRTQVDRNQEVTRFAMENLRLKEEIRRLKSFYEEGEREMMSEQINVLQNKLLEALDWKLMHESDSSAVQKADVDVKAEVLHDPEISNKEPGTPWRSSINEENEFLRMQAIQNKAEIDTLHEKLGFCLEEKEKLERHANDLLTRLEEERSLRDLKKGIQQIEISPLSTVASVINDHGQMELKTMVDAIAAVSQREAEAHEKAITLSKENDELQLKLEACVEANNELQIKFKALIEEKNSLVEMYERAASENNHKTLNEADSTEKIDMEVDNNGMETVVNNLKHQLMEMHEENEKLMGLYEKAMHERDEFKRMLSSSRQNRVEYRELDCPEKLVEVDGGKHPDLCVLPMHPEANGLEENDKVSALADETNIYAEGVLFSGSDDVLNGPSLFHGDCQVEVESQTGSVTFDDSEAEPLDLTAVKVSDDLNVLKMKLETAEQKVSDSVKTLTDLGSLEKAFGEFDKLWREIEAAEGGFQVKQQKYRSLELLSSEMQERKALVDKKLSALKYSLSNFSQSVVYFEQREGRARARVNASSTNLDRQKEELACLQICKGEVEDALRKTQHAEVELRDNLAILKTRLEEENHRQENEKVLFAIDNIDKVDTSRKTWHLGGKATDLLKSEEEKTKVQTEIKLSREKLRLVRSELEDLHKKSAKIENEMQAVQMDIQKGXKIVEEMELALQGVNQEKETLLEMGKNGMSEFQTMILEYQQHVFDVDLKEVEMKILEEELLPELRRIEELRTVRVAAAEKVIKLMEDRSCCLSEKMEKELLNVWASLVEAKKLLLGNGNSDHC, from the exons ATGCCGTTCATTTCCGAGGCGGCGAGTGCAATCAAAAGCCGGTTCGGTTTCCATAACCTCTCTACTTCCGAAGTGGCACCGGCGACGGTGCCAAGCCCTCCAGATCTGCTGAAATCGGTGTCTCGAGAGAACTCCAGCCTGTCTCTAGTTGCCGCGTCGGCAGTTCGGAGTATAGGTGAATGGGAGGATGATGCTGACGCAAGCAGTGGATCAATGGCGCAGCAGCAGACTCAGAGCTTTGAGTTCTGTGAGGATCCGTCTTTCTGGAAGGATCACAATGTGCAG GTTATTATCAGAATACGTCCACTGAGTAGTTCAGAAATCTCTCTACAAGGACATAGCAAGTGTGTTAGGCAAGAGAGCTGTCAGACAATCTCTTGGACAGGGCATCCAGAGTCACGTTTTACCTTTGATCTCGTAGCAGACGAGAGTGTTAGCCAG GAGAAACTGTTCAAAGTGGCTGGATTGCCGATGGTGGACAATTGCATTGGAGGCTATAATAGTTGCATGTTTGCATATGGCCAA ACAGGAAGTGGGAAGACTCATACAGTGCTTGGAGATATTGAGGGAGGCACTAGAAGACATAGTGTTAATTGTGGAATGACCCCAAGAGTATTTGAATATTTGTTCTCCAGAATCCAGAAG GAGAAAGAAGGTCGAAAagatgaaaacttaaaatttatttgtaaatgcTCATTTTTGGAAATATATAATGAGCAGATACTTGATCTTTTGGACCCATCATCTAGTAATTTACAG ATAAGAGAAGATGTGAAGAAAGGGGTTCATGTAGAAAACCTTAAGGAGATAAAAGTTACAAATGCTCGAGATGTGATTCAACAACTTATTCAG GGTGCATCTAATAGAAAAGTAGCGGCTACTAACATGAATTGTGCAAGTAGTCTTTCTCACAGTGTCTTTACATGTATCATTGAAAGTAAG TGGGAATCTCAAGGTGTAACTCACCACCGTTTTGCACGACTCAATCTTGTTGATTTAGCAGGATCTGAGAG GCAGAAGAGTTCCGGTGCTGAAGGTGAACGTCTCAAGGAAGCTACTAATATCAACAAGTCTCTTTCAACATTAGG ACTTGTGATTATGAACCTTGTAAGTATATCCAATGGAAAGTCACTCCATGTCCCTTATCGAGATTCCAAGCTTACATTTTTGCTTCAA GATTCACTGGGAGGCAATTCAAAAACTATTATAATTGCAAATATTAGCCCATCTCTTTG CTGTTCACTGGAGACATTAAGCACATTGAAGTTTGCACAACGTGCGAAATTCATTAAGAACAAT GCAATTGTTAATGAAGATGCATCAGGAGATGTTATTGCCATGCGAATGCAAATCCAACAGCTTAAG AAAGAAGTGTCCCACCTACGGAATTTAGTCAATGGGGGAGCTGAAAATCTAGATAATGATACTTCAATTATAAGCTGTGCAGGATCTCCAGGACCCTTTAAATGGGAAGGGCTTCATGGATCATTTAGTCCATTTGTGTCTGAAAAAAGGACATCTCAG aagaaaGACTTTGAAGTTGCCCTTGTTGGGGCTTTTAGGAGGGAAAAAGATAAGGATATTGCATTGAAGGCACTGGCAGCTGAAAATCAAGCAGCTATGCAGCTG GCCAAGCAAAGACAGGATAAGATACAAGGTCTAAAAATGAGGTTACGATTCCGAGAAGCAGGAATCAAACGGCTATAGGCAGTTGCTTGTGGAAAGATTTCGGCTGAGAcatatttgttgaaagaaaagGAGGAGCAcctgaaggaaattgaagttttacGTACCCAGGTGGATCGGAATCAAGAAGTTACAAGATTTGCTATGGAAAATTTGCGGTTAAAGGAAGAAATTAGAAG ATTGAAGTCATTTTATGAAGAAGGTGAAAGGGAGATGATGAGTGAACAGATCAATGTGTTACAGAACAAg TTGCTTGAAGCTCTTGATTGGAAACTTATGCACGAATCAGATAGCTCGGCAGTTCAG AAAGCAGATGTGGATGTGAAGGCAGAAGTTCTTCATGATCCAGAAATTTCTAATAAG GAACCAGGAACACCTTGGCGCTCTTCAATTAATGAGGAGAATGAATTCCTTCGGATGCAG GCTATTCAAAACAAGGCAGAAATTGACACACTCCACGAGAAGTTGGGCTTCTGccttgaagagaaagaaaaattgGAAAG GCATGCCAATGATCTGTTAACTAGACTTGAAGAAGAGAGATCTCTTAGGGACCTAAAGAAAGGAATACAGCAAATTGAGATTTCTCCTTTGTCAACTGTTGCATCAGTTATTAATGATCATGGCCAAATGGAGCTCAAAACAATGGTTGATGCCATAGCTGCTGTAAGTCAAAGAGAAGCAGAAGCTCATGAGAAAGCAATCACACTGTCAAAAGAGAATGATGAGCTACAATTAAAGCTAGAAGCTTGTGTTGAGGCAAACAATGAATTACAGATAAAGTTtaaagccctaatagaggaaaaaAATAGTCTCGTTGAAATGTATGAACGAGCTGCTTCTGAAAATAACCATAAAACTTTGAATGAAGCTGATAGTACTGAGAAAATTGACATGGAAGTCGATAATAATGGCATGGAAACTGTTGTTAACAACCTAAAGCACCAGCTTATGGAAATGCATGAAGAGAATGAGAAATTGATGGGTTTGTATGAAAAAGCTATGCATGAGAGGGATGAATTCAAAAGAATGCTTTCTTCCAGTAGACAGAACAGAGTTGAATATAGAGAACTTGATTGCCCAGAAAAGCTTGTTGAAGTTGATGGAGGTAAACATCCCGACTTGTGTGTGCTTCCAATGCACCCTGAAGCAAATGGATTGGAGGAAAATGACAAGGTATCTGCTTTAGCTGATGAGACAAATATTTATGCTGAAGGAGTTCTTTTCTCCGGCTCTGATGATGTGCTCAATGGACCTAGCCTATTTCATGGGGATTGTCAAGTGGAAGTAGAAAGTCAGACTGGTTCTGTGACATTTGATGATTCAGAAGCAGAGCCATTAGATCTGACTGCAGTCAAGGTTTCAGATGATCTAAATGTGCTTAAAATGAAGCTGGAAACAGCAGAGCAAAAGGTTTCAGATTCTGTCAAAACCCTCACAGACCTTGGTTCACTTGAGAAAGCTTTTGGGGAGTTTGATAAGCTTTGGAGGGAAATTGAAGCAGCAGAAGGGGGGTTTCAGGTCAAGCAGCAAAAGTATAGATCCTTGGAACTCCTTTCTTCAGAAATGCAAGAAAGAAAAGCTCTTGTAGATAAGAAGTTGTCAGCGCTCAAGTACTCTCTGTCAAACTTTTCTCAATCAGTTGTTTACTTTGAACAGCGAGAAGGTCGAGCAAGGGCAAGGGTGAATGCTTCATCAACTAACCTGGACCGACAAAAAGAGGAATTGGCCTGTCTTCAAATCTGCAAAGGTGAAGTTGAGGATGCCTTGAGGAAGACTCAACACGCTGAAGTTGAGCTAAGAGACAACCTTGCGATTTTGAAAACCAGACTTGAGGAAGAGAACCACAGGCAAGAGAATGAAAAGGTTCTGTTTGCCATAGATAACATTGACAAAGTAGATACCTCAAGGAAAACTTGGCATTTAGGAGGTAAAGCAACTGATTTGTTGAAGTCTGAAGAAGAGAAGACCAAAGTGCAAACTGAGATAAAGCTGTCCCGAGAGAAACTTCGTCTCGTAAGAAGTGAGCTTGAAGATTTGCACAAGAAGTCTGCGAAGATAGAGAATGAGATGCAAGCTGTCCAAATGGACATACAAAAAGGGTAAAAGATCGTGGAGGAGATGGAACTTGCATTGCAGGGTGTAAACCAAGAAAAGGAAACTCTCTTGGAGATGGGAAAGAATGGAATGTCTGAATTTCAAACTATGATTCTTGAATATCAGCAGCATGTGTTTGATGTAGATTTGAAGGAAGTGGAGATGAAGATATTAGAAGAAGAATTGCTGCCAGAGTTAAGAAGAATAGAAGAATTGAGAACAGTAAGGGTAGCAGCAGCTGAGAAGGTGATAAAATTGATGGAAGACAGAAGTTGCTGCTTATCTGAAAAAatggaaaaagaactgttaaatgTTTGGGCTTCACTGGTTGAGGCAAAGAAATTATTACTAGGGAATGGAAATTCAGATCACTGTTAG